One segment of Acidovorax sp. DW039 DNA contains the following:
- a CDS encoding glutathione S-transferase: MLRLWGRLSSINVRKVVWAAQELGLPLQRTDAGGQFGIVREAGYLQRNPNGLVPLMEDGDTGVVLWESNVIVRYLCARHAPGKLYPDDLPARFVAEQWMDWQQTTLNPAGRDAFIQWIRTPAAQRNSSVIAASVAATEPLLDLLEQHLSRQPYMAGERFTMADIPVGCELHRWWSLPQDKPPRPALERWYREVSTRPGARGVLDQPLA, from the coding sequence ATGCTGAGGCTGTGGGGACGGTTGTCGTCCATCAACGTGCGCAAGGTGGTGTGGGCCGCGCAAGAGCTGGGGCTGCCGCTGCAACGCACCGATGCAGGCGGGCAGTTCGGCATCGTGCGCGAGGCCGGCTACCTGCAGCGCAACCCCAACGGGCTGGTGCCGCTGATGGAAGACGGCGACACCGGCGTGGTGCTGTGGGAATCGAATGTCATCGTGCGCTACCTGTGCGCCCGGCACGCCCCTGGCAAGCTCTACCCCGATGACCTGCCCGCCCGCTTTGTGGCAGAGCAGTGGATGGACTGGCAACAGACCACGCTGAACCCCGCCGGGCGCGATGCCTTCATTCAGTGGATACGCACCCCTGCAGCCCAGCGCAACAGCAGCGTGATTGCCGCCTCGGTCGCAGCCACCGAGCCTTTGCTCGACCTGCTGGAGCAGCACCTGTCGCGGCAGCCCTACATGGCGGGCGAGCGCTTCACAATGGCCGATATTCCGGTAGGTTGCGAACTGCACCGCTGGTGGAGCCTGCCGCAGGACAAGCCCCCACGCCCGGCGCTGGAGCGCTGGTACCGCGAAGTCAGCACCCGCCCCGGCGCACGGGGCGTGCTGGACCAGCCATTGGCATAA
- a CDS encoding PhzF family phenazine biosynthesis protein, translated as MRQRHFKQIDVFSHQPGFGNPVAVVLDAQGLSDSDMRRFAAWTNLSETTFLLPPTEAGHTAGADYRLRIFSPRGELPFAGHPTLGTCRAWLQQGNTPRVPGLVVQESAQGLVQIEHRGEMLAFAAPPLKRSQPSPALVPLIASALGLRPPQIRDAQLLDNGPVWLGLLLDSAETVLSLAPDHARLKDLGQDVGVIHLNPDVQGSQHPAAIVRAFAAPMGNPEDPVTGSLNASLAQWLISEGLAPSGYVVAQGECLGRAGRVHIRQDMHGQVWVGGHTVTCIEGTALL; from the coding sequence ATGCGCCAGCGCCATTTCAAGCAAATTGATGTATTCAGCCACCAGCCCGGGTTTGGCAACCCCGTGGCAGTGGTGCTTGATGCGCAGGGGCTGAGCGATTCGGACATGCGGCGCTTTGCCGCGTGGACCAATCTTTCTGAGACCACCTTTCTGCTCCCCCCTACCGAGGCAGGGCACACGGCTGGAGCAGACTACCGGCTTCGCATTTTTTCGCCCCGTGGAGAGCTGCCTTTTGCGGGACACCCCACACTGGGCACTTGCAGGGCCTGGCTGCAGCAAGGCAACACGCCTCGTGTCCCAGGGCTGGTGGTGCAGGAATCCGCACAAGGCCTGGTGCAGATCGAGCACCGGGGCGAGATGCTGGCCTTTGCCGCGCCCCCCCTCAAGCGCAGCCAGCCCAGCCCGGCCCTGGTACCCCTCATCGCCAGCGCCTTGGGCCTGCGCCCTCCACAGATACGTGATGCGCAGTTGCTCGACAACGGCCCGGTGTGGCTGGGCCTGCTGCTTGACAGCGCAGAGACTGTACTGAGCCTAGCACCCGACCATGCCCGCCTCAAAGACCTGGGGCAAGACGTGGGTGTCATCCACCTCAACCCGGACGTGCAGGGCAGCCAGCACCCTGCAGCCATAGTGCGCGCTTTTGCCGCCCCCATGGGCAACCCCGAAGACCCGGTCACCGGCAGTCTGAACGCCAGTCTGGCCCAATGGCTGATCTCTGAAGGGCTGGCCCCCTCCGGCTACGTGGTCGCTCAGGGCGAATGCCTGGGACGTGCCGGGCGCGTTCACATACGCCAGGATATGCACGGACAGGTCTGGGTAGGCGGCCACACCGTGACCTGCATTGAAGGAACTGCCCTGCTATGA
- a CDS encoding PhzF family phenazine biosynthesis protein → MHHRPFQQVDVFTDTPYRGNPLAVVLDGTGLTTEEMQQFTNWTNLSEATFLLPPSSQGRAAGADYRVRIFCPGRELPFAGHPTLGSCHAWLKAGGQPQVAGKVVQECGVGLVTLRQDGQRLAFAAPPLIQSGPLAEEDVVLIAKGLGVARSDILHHAWCDNGPNWRGVMLRSSEQVLALKPDASILGQLDVGVVGPRGKVGVVGSTDAAGIAFEVRAFFPGNNGLAEDPVTGSLNAALAQWLIGAGLAPTQYVASQGTCLTRAGRVYVEQDGDTIWVGGSSVTCMQGEVLL, encoded by the coding sequence ATGCACCACCGTCCTTTTCAGCAAGTCGATGTCTTCACCGACACGCCCTACCGTGGCAACCCCCTGGCGGTAGTGCTGGACGGTACGGGCCTGACCACGGAGGAAATGCAACAGTTCACCAACTGGACCAACCTGTCGGAAGCTACGTTCCTGCTGCCGCCCAGTTCGCAAGGCCGCGCCGCCGGGGCGGACTACCGCGTGCGCATCTTCTGCCCCGGGCGCGAACTGCCGTTTGCCGGGCACCCCACCCTGGGGTCTTGCCACGCCTGGCTGAAGGCTGGTGGCCAGCCCCAGGTGGCAGGCAAGGTGGTTCAGGAATGCGGTGTCGGCCTGGTCACACTCCGGCAAGATGGCCAACGCCTGGCGTTTGCAGCGCCGCCCCTGATCCAAAGTGGGCCTCTGGCCGAAGAGGATGTGGTGCTGATTGCCAAAGGCCTGGGCGTGGCACGCAGCGACATCCTGCACCACGCCTGGTGCGACAACGGCCCCAACTGGCGCGGCGTGATGCTGCGCAGCAGCGAGCAGGTGCTGGCGCTCAAGCCCGACGCCAGCATCCTGGGCCAGCTGGATGTGGGCGTGGTGGGACCGCGTGGCAAAGTGGGCGTGGTGGGCAGCACGGACGCCGCAGGCATCGCCTTTGAAGTGCGCGCCTTCTTCCCCGGCAACAACGGGCTGGCCGAAGACCCCGTGACCGGCAGCCTGAACGCCGCGCTGGCTCAATGGCTGATCGGCGCGGGCCTGGCCCCCACGCAGTACGTGGCCAGCCAGGGCACCTGCCTGACCCGCGCCGGGCGCGTGTACGTGGAACAGGATGGTGACACCATCTGGGTGGGCGGCAGCAGCGTCACCTGCATGCAAGGCGAGGTGCTGCTATGA
- a CDS encoding VOC family protein, translating to MTATAQGPCIDHLVVLATDLASGVAWCERTLGITPTAGGEHPLMGTHNRILNISSPVHPRAYLEIIAINPGAASARPAGARRWFDMDDASLQAQVAAHGPQLIHWVASVPDVAERCAALSALHIDRGPILTASRPTPNGLLQWQITVRDDGLRLMDGCLPTLIQWGNVHPCDSLPASGVQLQQLGLHHPQAATLHAACDAVGLAHCIAIAPSGEPHLSVQLSTPNGIVTLSSLPLAKGHS from the coding sequence ATGACGGCCACGGCACAGGGCCCCTGCATCGACCACCTGGTGGTGCTGGCTACCGACCTGGCCAGTGGCGTGGCATGGTGCGAGCGCACGCTGGGCATCACCCCCACCGCTGGTGGAGAACACCCGTTGATGGGCACCCACAACCGTATCCTCAACATCAGCAGCCCCGTGCACCCGCGCGCCTATCTGGAGATCATTGCTATCAATCCAGGCGCTGCCAGCGCACGACCCGCGGGCGCTAGACGCTGGTTTGACATGGATGACGCCAGCCTGCAAGCCCAGGTGGCTGCGCACGGTCCACAACTCATCCACTGGGTGGCCAGCGTGCCCGATGTGGCCGAGCGATGCGCAGCACTGTCGGCGCTTCACATCGACCGGGGGCCCATTCTCACCGCCAGCCGCCCCACACCCAACGGCTTGCTGCAATGGCAGATCACCGTGCGCGACGACGGCCTGCGCCTGATGGACGGCTGCCTGCCCACGCTCATCCAGTGGGGCAACGTGCACCCTTGCGACAGCCTGCCCGCCAGCGGCGTGCAGCTGCAGCAGTTGGGCCTGCACCATCCGCAAGCAGCCACGCTGCATGCAGCCTGCGATGCCGTGGGGCTTGCACACTGCATTGCCATTGCGCCTAGCGGCGAACCTCACCTCTCGGTACAGCTCAGCACCCCCAACGGCATCGTGACCCTGTCATCTCTCCCTCTTGCGAAAGGCCATTCATGA
- a CDS encoding threonine dehydratase, with protein sequence MNTRLDPTALLPTLADIEAAADVVYRDFAATPQYRWGLLSQRLGTDCWLKHENHTPVGAFKIRGGLTYFDQLAQRGALPKEVISATRGNHGQSMGWAARRHGVACTIVVPRGNSVEKNAAMRALGVTLVEHGEDFQEAREHAMQLATERNAHMVPSFHPDLLRGVSTYWWEFLRAVPQLDVVYVPIGQGSGACSAIAAKLALQHPVRVVGVVSSHATTYADSLAAGRVVEAPVSTQLADGMACRVADPEALAVLAPHIDHIVQVSDAEVAAAMHALFTDTHNVAEGAGAAALAAALQEREQLQGKTVGLALTGGNVDASVFAQTLRTGH encoded by the coding sequence ATGAACACCCGCCTCGACCCCACCGCCCTGCTGCCCACCCTGGCCGACATCGAAGCCGCGGCAGACGTGGTGTACCGCGACTTTGCCGCCACGCCCCAGTACCGCTGGGGGCTGCTGAGCCAGCGCCTGGGTACCGACTGCTGGCTCAAGCACGAGAACCACACGCCCGTGGGCGCTTTCAAGATCCGCGGCGGCCTCACCTACTTTGACCAGCTCGCCCAACGGGGCGCGCTGCCCAAGGAGGTCATCAGCGCCACACGCGGCAACCACGGCCAAAGCATGGGCTGGGCCGCACGCCGCCACGGCGTGGCCTGCACCATCGTCGTTCCACGGGGCAACTCAGTGGAAAAGAACGCGGCCATGCGCGCCTTGGGCGTCACGCTCGTTGAACATGGCGAGGACTTTCAGGAAGCCCGTGAACACGCCATGCAGCTTGCGACGGAGCGCAACGCCCACATGGTGCCGAGCTTTCACCCCGACCTGCTGCGCGGCGTGAGTACCTACTGGTGGGAATTTCTGCGCGCCGTGCCGCAGCTCGATGTGGTGTACGTGCCCATCGGCCAGGGCTCAGGCGCCTGCTCGGCCATCGCAGCCAAACTGGCACTGCAGCACCCCGTGCGAGTGGTGGGCGTGGTCAGCAGCCACGCCACCACCTATGCCGATTCGCTGGCCGCAGGCCGCGTGGTGGAAGCACCGGTCAGCACCCAGCTGGCCGACGGCATGGCCTGCCGAGTGGCTGACCCGGAAGCCCTGGCTGTGCTGGCCCCACATATCGACCACATCGTGCAGGTGAGCGATGCCGAGGTGGCCGCCGCCATGCACGCCTTGTTCACCGACACCCACAACGTGGCCGAAGGGGCGGGTGCTGCTGCGCTGGCGGCAGCCTTGCAGGAACGT